A single genomic interval of Rubripirellula reticaptiva harbors:
- a CDS encoding protein kinase domain-containing protein has translation MSLEDLPAIELARIDGVCLQYESDLRRGESPSIDSLVDQHGGESALELRRELELVRDELTENQGSTLPPTSIPFGSMPTLSKGTPGDQSMVLPTPGTVIGPYVIEGTLGHGGMGVVFKAIDQRLGRSVAIKMLAGKIARRRDLNERFQREARAVASISHPNIVELFDVGSYQGLPYAVMEHLDGESFDSRLERQPLSIDEVRRFGAQIASALATAHAAGVVHRDLKPHNIMLVRRSNATEDACATIVKLFDFGLSRVPPSALDADSEQTHEGMILGTPGYMAPEQARGEPVTPMADIFSLGCILYESFYRKYAFEGTTKASRITATLNDDPPVDPSRRRDDIDLSNLISQCLRKDPTQRPASAAIIADQLRANLDSDSIPGDPSKRVASRPSTNAIHFIRIAAAACLVLFGMGTAIWYMQQPRTELGEIESLAVLTFTDASAASSDETDASENGEPMGDKPMHRGEELSALLVHELSRMPSVRVPRFRPLTADTPEQLRSIGRELEVDALLSGNVQSVKIGEKPFVELDLQMISSRTGSQIWGRKIQLQAGDNLLEQSRLATEIAAVINQSLTSTAADVTPPTTESFRCLVDGETRSDPDSVCGLAMALKCFQRAHKADPRFVDPLAGIALTSITLAGQSPTTETAELVRQSRARADDALKRDPTSIDARLAIAMMDWQTLGRYKQAEQAFRELATVAPNRWQVQHQYGLLLLALGHQREATVALREASLLNPLSMTVKVDRARSAWFAGNTKRAIADAMYLIDRYDNHPLARGLLVDIYESQDRFVEAAALHDSFATNSVNSGTPLSAADYFNERKKHLASLPYGPFGEQANQAIWQTRNTPGIDDTALAELIDPMPPMIPLLLAVHPSFSAVRLLDRAAEILPPRI, from the coding sequence ATGAGCCTGGAAGATCTGCCAGCAATCGAACTTGCACGCATTGATGGGGTCTGCTTGCAATACGAATCCGACCTGCGACGTGGTGAGTCACCGTCGATTGATTCGCTTGTTGACCAACATGGCGGCGAAAGCGCATTGGAACTCCGCCGTGAGTTGGAATTGGTTCGCGATGAATTGACCGAGAACCAAGGTTCGACTTTGCCGCCGACATCGATTCCCTTCGGATCAATGCCTACCCTGTCGAAAGGAACACCCGGCGATCAATCGATGGTGCTTCCAACGCCGGGCACAGTGATCGGTCCCTATGTGATCGAAGGCACACTCGGCCATGGTGGCATGGGCGTCGTTTTCAAAGCGATTGACCAACGGCTCGGTCGATCCGTTGCGATCAAAATGCTAGCCGGAAAAATCGCTCGTCGCCGCGACTTGAACGAACGATTCCAACGCGAAGCGCGAGCCGTTGCCAGTATCAGTCACCCTAACATCGTCGAACTCTTTGACGTCGGTTCGTACCAAGGACTTCCGTATGCAGTGATGGAACACTTGGATGGCGAGTCATTCGATTCGCGATTGGAACGACAACCGCTTTCAATCGACGAAGTCCGACGCTTCGGTGCTCAAATTGCCAGTGCGCTGGCAACGGCTCACGCAGCTGGCGTTGTTCACCGAGACTTGAAACCGCACAACATCATGCTGGTTCGGCGTTCTAACGCTACCGAAGACGCATGTGCCACGATCGTCAAACTGTTCGACTTTGGTCTATCGCGAGTGCCTCCCTCGGCCCTCGATGCCGATTCGGAACAAACACACGAAGGCATGATTCTTGGCACGCCGGGGTACATGGCGCCCGAACAGGCACGCGGCGAGCCCGTCACACCGATGGCCGATATCTTCTCGCTCGGTTGCATTTTGTACGAGTCCTTCTATCGAAAGTATGCGTTCGAAGGGACCACCAAAGCATCTCGAATCACAGCGACGTTGAATGATGATCCGCCAGTCGACCCGAGTCGCCGGCGCGACGATATCGACTTATCCAATCTGATCAGCCAATGTTTGCGGAAAGATCCTACCCAACGCCCCGCCTCGGCTGCCATCATCGCCGATCAACTGCGAGCCAATTTGGATTCTGATTCCATCCCCGGCGATCCATCAAAGCGCGTTGCCAGCCGACCATCAACCAACGCCATTCATTTCATCAGAATTGCTGCCGCAGCGTGTCTAGTCTTGTTCGGCATGGGAACGGCAATTTGGTACATGCAACAACCACGCACGGAACTTGGCGAAATCGAATCGCTTGCGGTCCTGACGTTTACCGATGCATCAGCGGCAAGCAGCGACGAGACCGACGCAAGCGAAAACGGCGAGCCGATGGGTGACAAGCCAATGCACCGGGGCGAAGAACTGTCGGCTTTGTTGGTACACGAATTGTCACGAATGCCAAGCGTGCGAGTCCCTCGATTCCGGCCGCTGACCGCGGACACGCCCGAGCAATTGCGCAGTATCGGACGCGAACTTGAAGTCGACGCATTGTTGAGCGGCAATGTTCAAAGCGTCAAGATTGGCGAAAAGCCTTTCGTCGAACTCGACTTGCAAATGATTTCATCGAGAACGGGTTCGCAGATTTGGGGCCGAAAAATCCAACTTCAGGCCGGCGACAACTTGCTGGAACAAAGTCGATTGGCAACCGAGATCGCCGCTGTCATCAACCAAAGCCTAACCTCAACGGCCGCCGACGTGACTCCACCCACTACGGAATCATTTCGATGCCTGGTCGATGGCGAAACACGATCTGACCCCGACAGCGTTTGTGGCCTGGCGATGGCACTTAAATGCTTTCAACGAGCACACAAAGCGGACCCTCGATTCGTTGATCCGCTAGCCGGCATCGCGTTAACATCAATCACGCTTGCTGGACAATCGCCAACCACTGAGACCGCGGAATTGGTACGCCAATCGCGTGCCCGTGCCGACGACGCTCTCAAACGAGACCCGACGTCAATCGATGCTCGACTAGCGATTGCAATGATGGATTGGCAAACACTCGGGCGATACAAACAAGCCGAGCAAGCGTTCCGTGAATTAGCAACCGTTGCACCCAATCGATGGCAAGTCCAACACCAGTATGGATTGCTGCTACTGGCTCTGGGACATCAACGGGAAGCCACCGTCGCGCTGCGCGAAGCGTCGCTTCTAAACCCTCTATCCATGACCGTAAAAGTTGACCGAGCCAGATCGGCGTGGTTCGCGGGTAACACCAAACGGGCGATTGCGGATGCGATGTACTTGATCGACCGTTACGACAACCATCCACTTGCCCGCGGGCTTTTAGTCGACATTTATGAATCACAAGATCGATTCGTCGAAGCCGCCGCGCTGCACGATTCATTTGCGACGAATTCGGTAAACAGCGGCACCCCGTTGTCAGCGGCCGACTATTTCAATGAACGAAAAAAACACCTTGCTTCGCTGCCGTATGGTCCGTTCGGCGAACAAGCCAATCAGGCGATTTGGCAAACTCGGAACACGCCCGGGATCGATGACACCGCACTCGCCGAATTGATCGACCCGATGCCTCCGATGATCCCGCTACTGTTGGCAGTTCACCCCAGCTTCTCGGCTGTCCGATTGCTTGACCGAGCGGCTGAGATTCTGCCGCCGCGGATCTAA
- a CDS encoding ECF-type sigma factor: protein MEHSPEAFAELLEKVRDGDEQATTQLWESYFQQLVRVAAKRLPLNLRRSGDEEDIAISAFHSFIAGIRRDQFPDLSGPENLWGLLITLTSRKSQAHLRRQTRQKRGGGKVRGESVFLNHAGELTSGGIGGITGGSDAADIHAELAEACDGLLDQLEDEQLKQIAIMRMDGYLVDEIATRLELSKRAVERRLQLIRRTWTEQADENNSDDEIESKA from the coding sequence ATGGAACACTCACCCGAAGCCTTCGCCGAACTGTTGGAAAAAGTTCGCGACGGAGACGAACAGGCAACAACTCAGTTATGGGAAAGCTATTTCCAACAACTCGTTCGGGTCGCCGCCAAACGATTGCCCTTGAATCTGCGTCGCAGCGGGGACGAGGAAGACATCGCAATCTCCGCTTTTCATAGCTTCATCGCTGGAATCCGACGCGACCAGTTTCCTGATCTTTCCGGCCCCGAGAATTTGTGGGGACTGCTGATCACGTTGACCAGTCGCAAATCCCAAGCGCACCTGCGCCGCCAAACTCGTCAAAAAAGAGGCGGCGGAAAAGTCAGAGGCGAATCGGTGTTTCTGAACCATGCCGGCGAGCTTACGTCGGGTGGCATTGGTGGTATCACCGGCGGATCGGATGCAGCCGACATACACGCAGAATTAGCCGAGGCATGTGACGGGTTGCTCGACCAACTTGAAGACGAACAGCTAAAGCAAATCGCGATCATGCGAATGGACGGCTACTTGGTGGACGAGATTGCCACACGACTAGAGCTGTCCAAGCGCGCGGTTGAACGTCGACTGCAATTGATCCGGCGAACCTGGACAGAACAAGCTGACGAGAATAACAGTGACGACGAAATCGAGTCAAAAGCATGA
- the ygfZ gene encoding CAF17-like 4Fe-4S cluster assembly/insertion protein YgfZ: MKTSSIYRISPLSIVDTTGADSAAIVHNITTNEVKKLVVGEGRETFVTDVRGKTIGHGFLYRLEDRFRLIGAGGQSDRIVAHIDRYTIREDAVPTIRDADFVALVLRPGVADELGIKLDSCDTNAITTDAAVIGDVTIGNIRVQRYRTRWLGEGTDVILVAPDDIDQLEQWLASKAIDIGDEAALHAARTAAGFPWYGIDLTDANLPQEADRDDLAISFTKGCYLGQETVARLDALGQVQKKLVRWSICGATPEKDATLVANEKTVGRLTSIAVLTTNRDSGSNSAPPMDAIAIGFARRSHFDAAATAKGTTAEGKDFNATVLDANVLRE; the protein is encoded by the coding sequence ATGAAAACTTCATCCATCTATCGAATCAGCCCGCTTTCAATCGTCGATACGACCGGCGCCGACTCGGCGGCGATCGTGCACAACATCACCACGAATGAAGTTAAAAAACTTGTCGTCGGCGAAGGACGCGAAACCTTCGTGACAGATGTTCGCGGCAAAACCATCGGGCACGGCTTTTTGTATCGTCTCGAAGACCGGTTCCGCTTGATCGGAGCTGGCGGACAATCTGATCGAATCGTCGCTCACATTGATCGGTACACCATTCGAGAAGACGCCGTTCCGACGATTCGCGACGCGGATTTCGTTGCCTTGGTCCTTCGTCCCGGCGTTGCAGACGAATTAGGTATCAAACTTGACTCTTGTGACACCAATGCCATCACCACCGACGCTGCTGTGATCGGCGATGTCACGATTGGCAACATAAGGGTACAGCGATACCGAACTCGATGGCTTGGCGAAGGCACAGATGTCATTTTGGTTGCACCGGATGACATCGACCAACTGGAACAATGGCTAGCAAGCAAGGCAATTGACATTGGCGACGAAGCCGCCCTTCACGCTGCCCGAACGGCGGCAGGATTCCCTTGGTACGGTATTGACTTGACGGATGCCAACCTGCCTCAAGAGGCGGACCGTGACGATCTAGCGATTTCTTTCACCAAGGGCTGCTATCTGGGTCAGGAAACCGTGGCCCGGCTGGATGCACTCGGCCAAGTGCAAAAAAAATTGGTGCGTTGGTCCATTTGCGGTGCGACGCCCGAAAAAGATGCGACGCTGGTCGCTAACGAAAAAACGGTCGGCCGATTGACCAGCATTGCCGTGCTGACGACGAACCGCGACTCCGGCTCTAATTCCGCCCCGCCCATGGATGCAATTGCGATCGGATTTGCCCGCCGCAGCCATTTTGATGCCGCTGCGACGGCCAAAGGCACCACGGCGGAAGGCAAGGACTTTAACGCCACCGTACTGGACGCCAACGTACTGCGCGAATAA
- a CDS encoding replication-associated recombination protein A, with protein MNTNRSLFADAEEDNLKQAQPLAARMRPTRLADYVGQQHILGEGKLLRRMIDAGRLGSVIFSGPPGTGKTTLAHLLAIETKSQLRTLSAVSSGVKDVRDVLAWAGDLIASGGPRPLLFIDEIHRFSKSQQDALLPDVEAGVVSLIGATTSNPYFAVNAALLSRSQLFQLEALSPDDIEGLIRRAITNAEYGLGDIGVKVDEDAIEYLSHASEGDARRALSALEIAVRSCGKGSVTRDIVKESLGSRLGGYDATGDDHYDLISAMIKSIRGSDADAGIYWLARMLEGGEDIRFLCRRLVILASEDIGNADPQALSIAVAAMQACEFIGLPEAQLTLSQTVAYLALAPKSNAATKAIADARTDVRENKIVPVPKHLRDAHYAGASELGNGDGYRSAHKVEGGVVALDYLGVDRRYYKPVDRGFEAELKVRMEGIRKILDEGKGCSQGDSQQD; from the coding sequence ATGAACACAAACCGATCCCTGTTTGCGGACGCCGAAGAAGATAACCTCAAGCAAGCACAGCCGTTAGCTGCACGCATGCGTCCGACTCGGTTAGCGGACTACGTCGGCCAGCAGCACATCCTGGGTGAAGGCAAGCTGCTGCGGCGGATGATCGACGCGGGGCGATTAGGCAGCGTCATCTTTTCGGGACCGCCGGGCACTGGCAAAACAACGCTCGCGCACCTGTTGGCCATCGAAACGAAGAGCCAGTTGCGAACCCTCAGTGCGGTGTCCAGCGGAGTGAAGGATGTGCGAGATGTCTTGGCTTGGGCCGGCGACTTGATCGCTTCAGGCGGTCCGAGGCCTTTGTTGTTCATCGACGAGATTCATCGTTTTAGTAAGAGCCAGCAGGACGCGTTGTTGCCCGACGTCGAAGCCGGTGTGGTTTCGTTAATCGGCGCAACGACTAGCAACCCCTACTTCGCAGTCAACGCAGCGCTGCTTAGCCGAAGTCAGTTGTTCCAATTGGAAGCCCTATCGCCGGACGACATCGAAGGTCTGATTCGCCGTGCTATCACCAATGCGGAATATGGACTTGGGGACATCGGCGTGAAAGTTGACGAAGACGCGATCGAGTATCTGTCGCACGCAAGCGAAGGCGATGCACGTCGCGCACTATCAGCGCTGGAAATTGCGGTTCGCAGTTGCGGTAAAGGATCGGTCACGCGAGACATCGTGAAAGAATCGCTCGGCAGTCGCTTGGGCGGATACGACGCCACCGGTGACGACCACTATGACTTGATCAGTGCGATGATCAAATCCATCCGCGGCAGCGATGCCGACGCTGGGATTTATTGGTTGGCCCGAATGCTTGAAGGTGGCGAAGACATCCGTTTTCTTTGTCGCCGGTTGGTGATCCTGGCGAGCGAGGATATCGGTAACGCCGATCCGCAAGCATTGTCGATCGCAGTCGCGGCGATGCAAGCGTGCGAGTTCATCGGATTGCCGGAAGCGCAGCTTACGCTCAGCCAAACGGTTGCCTATCTAGCGCTAGCTCCGAAAAGCAACGCAGCGACCAAAGCGATCGCCGATGCTCGGACTGATGTCCGTGAAAACAAAATCGTGCCCGTGCCAAAGCACTTGCGGGATGCCCATTATGCAGGCGCATCGGAACTCGGGAACGGCGATGGCTATCGGTCTGCTCATAAAGTCGAAGGCGGTGTCGTGGCGCTGGATTATCTGGGCGTTGATCGACGTTACTACAAGCCGGTCGATCGAGGCTTCGAAGCCGAGCTGAAGGTGCGGATGGAAGGCATCCGGAAAATTCTGGATGAAGGCAAGGGCTGCAGCCAAGGTGATTCTCAGCAAGATTGA
- a CDS encoding 3-keto-disaccharide hydrolase, which translates to MKIVLNAAAVLTFLVLSAAAVVADDASAATVDEAGTKMIADGFTPLFNGENLDGWRNPFDYGEAKVVDGEINLLASKKFFLVTEKTYKDFHVVVEIKLPEGPANSGVMFRCHVKPNKVFGYQAECDGSDRCWSAGLFDEGRRGWIWPSRKGRSKDEFLKYEQESQDYFKKPEIAGALKRNDWNRYEVICRGDHIVIKLNDVKVTDLHDATDAEGYIAIQHHGEKGQTYKFRNLFIKEFAE; encoded by the coding sequence ATGAAAATTGTTCTCAATGCTGCCGCGGTCCTGACTTTTCTTGTCCTATCTGCCGCCGCGGTCGTGGCCGATGACGCGTCGGCCGCGACCGTTGACGAAGCCGGCACAAAGATGATAGCCGACGGCTTTACGCCTCTGTTTAATGGCGAAAATTTGGACGGATGGCGAAATCCCTTCGACTATGGCGAGGCGAAAGTCGTTGACGGTGAAATCAATTTGCTGGCCAGCAAAAAGTTTTTCTTGGTCACCGAAAAGACCTACAAAGATTTTCACGTGGTCGTGGAAATCAAGCTTCCCGAAGGCCCGGCGAATTCGGGTGTAATGTTTCGGTGTCATGTCAAACCGAACAAGGTGTTCGGCTATCAAGCCGAATGTGATGGTTCGGACCGATGCTGGTCGGCAGGACTATTTGACGAAGGACGACGTGGTTGGATTTGGCCAAGTCGTAAAGGGCGATCGAAGGACGAGTTCTTGAAATACGAGCAAGAGTCGCAAGATTACTTCAAGAAGCCTGAAATTGCCGGAGCCCTAAAACGCAACGATTGGAATCGTTACGAAGTTATCTGCCGCGGCGATCACATCGTGATCAAGTTGAACGACGTTAAGGTCACCGACTTGCATGACGCAACCGATGCGGAAGGCTACATCGCCATCCAGCACCACGGCGAGAAGGGACAGACTTACAAGTTCCGCAATCTATTCATCAAGGAATTTGCTGAGTGA
- a CDS encoding DUF5060 domain-containing protein, whose protein sequence is MKRLRLFLSMFVLATSAHADDVVFQETGGIVAVEAEHYADQTQVDTRAFYLFSETEDSGIEPDGDPSHAAGASGGAYLEVLPDTRRTHGDKLIRGTNFAPMPGKLAVLNYKVNFATPGKYYVWVRAYSTGSEDNGLHVGIDGDWPESGQRMQWCEGKNSWRWESKQRTEKDHCGEPYKLFLNVATAGEHTISFSMREDGFEFDKWLMTMDRDFARPDDAGPATKLHSGTLPAPGTLVAKPVRDTAATQNPAKNIGGTLTLAAADFNIEGTGYYLDQGKWMAINPDKRQSGTASMTLPYPTGRYDVTLRAVGESDGKSTYTLKLDDQVLGDFTCPLSTQTYEEGSSFQSTWKNIEVTDGTVLSVTSTIASDDGKEYSRARWAAVDFKPADDATRKVAASLLALARANNKPNAPNVSAERKSSPTKSVSDLPLMLPRSSDGDGSVTVSGETKQWHKVTLTMNGPYAHEQDNAPNPFTDHSMSVTFKHSDGTEYTVPGYFAADGDAVNTSAEFGTAWRAHFAPDRTGTWNYTVSFRSGKLAALNGGGKSFAPFDSKSGTLTITESDKSGRDLRAHGRLDYIGKHYLKFAGSGEYFLKAGADAPETLLGYADFDNTIASKIKKKVPLKTWAPHVKDWQAGDPTWQGDKGKGLIGAINYLSGKGCNAFSFLTYNAGGDGDNVWPFIHRDDKLHYDCSKLDQWGVVFDHGTAKGMYLHFKMQETENDDKIPESLDGGDLGVQRKLYCRELIARYAHNLALNWNISEENTQSTAQIRAMLDYIAGLDAYQHNRVTHTFPNEQDKQYVPLLGEKSSLTGVSLQNSAIADTHWQVVKWTEASAAAGKPWVVAFDESGTAGHGQSPDLGYRGFDGHDKTGKMTYTQHEVRKQTLWGTLMGGGAGVEYYFGYQYEENDLLCEDWRSRDQSWDYCRIAINFFSNNKIPFWEMTNQDVLVGNAKHDNSKFCLAKQNDVYVVYLSSGGSAAIDLSEATGIFKVEWFNPRSGGDMQTGSVATVEGGASASLGLPPSDLKEDWVVVLRR, encoded by the coding sequence ATGAAACGCTTGCGACTATTTTTATCGATGTTCGTTCTGGCTACATCGGCACACGCCGACGATGTGGTTTTTCAAGAGACCGGTGGGATCGTTGCTGTTGAGGCGGAACATTACGCCGATCAAACGCAAGTCGATACACGCGCGTTTTATCTATTTAGCGAAACCGAAGATTCGGGAATCGAACCAGACGGAGACCCATCGCACGCTGCCGGCGCTAGCGGTGGTGCGTACTTAGAGGTGTTGCCCGATACCCGGCGAACACACGGGGACAAACTGATCCGCGGAACGAACTTCGCACCGATGCCGGGTAAGTTGGCCGTCCTGAATTACAAGGTGAATTTCGCAACGCCCGGTAAGTACTACGTTTGGGTGCGCGCCTATTCCACGGGCAGCGAAGATAACGGACTGCACGTTGGCATTGACGGTGATTGGCCCGAAAGTGGGCAACGCATGCAGTGGTGCGAGGGAAAGAATAGCTGGCGATGGGAAAGCAAGCAGCGGACCGAAAAGGATCACTGTGGCGAACCCTACAAGTTGTTTTTGAACGTTGCCACGGCAGGCGAACATACGATTTCATTTTCGATGCGAGAAGACGGTTTCGAATTTGATAAGTGGTTGATGACCATGGATCGCGACTTTGCGCGACCTGACGATGCCGGTCCAGCAACCAAGCTTCATTCGGGAACGTTGCCCGCACCGGGAACGCTTGTTGCCAAGCCTGTTCGAGACACTGCTGCCACCCAGAACCCAGCCAAAAACATCGGCGGCACACTGACTCTGGCAGCGGCGGATTTCAACATCGAAGGCACCGGTTACTACCTGGACCAAGGCAAATGGATGGCGATCAATCCGGACAAGCGTCAAAGCGGTACTGCATCGATGACGCTTCCTTATCCCACTGGCCGATATGACGTTACGCTACGCGCGGTGGGGGAAAGCGACGGCAAGTCGACCTACACGTTGAAACTGGATGATCAGGTCTTGGGCGATTTCACTTGTCCGCTTAGCACACAAACCTATGAAGAGGGTTCAAGCTTTCAATCGACGTGGAAGAACATTGAAGTCACTGACGGTACGGTTCTGTCGGTCACTTCGACGATCGCCTCGGATGACGGCAAAGAGTACAGTCGTGCTCGATGGGCCGCGGTCGATTTCAAGCCGGCTGATGATGCGACTCGGAAGGTTGCTGCCTCGCTGTTGGCGCTCGCTCGGGCGAACAATAAGCCAAATGCACCCAATGTGTCGGCGGAAAGGAAATCGAGTCCGACAAAGTCGGTCAGCGATTTGCCTTTGATGCTGCCACGGTCAAGCGACGGTGACGGTTCGGTAACCGTTAGCGGCGAAACCAAACAGTGGCACAAGGTCACGCTGACGATGAACGGCCCATATGCGCACGAGCAAGACAACGCGCCGAATCCTTTCACCGATCATTCAATGTCGGTAACGTTCAAGCACTCCGACGGAACCGAGTACACCGTTCCCGGTTATTTTGCCGCTGATGGTGACGCGGTGAATACATCCGCCGAATTCGGTACCGCTTGGCGAGCTCACTTTGCGCCAGATCGTACTGGGACTTGGAATTACACGGTTTCGTTCCGCAGCGGGAAGTTGGCGGCGCTCAATGGCGGTGGTAAATCATTTGCGCCGTTCGACTCAAAGTCGGGGACGCTGACGATCACCGAGTCGGACAAGTCGGGACGTGACCTTCGCGCGCATGGCCGTTTGGATTACATCGGCAAACATTATTTGAAGTTCGCCGGAAGCGGCGAGTACTTTTTGAAAGCTGGTGCGGACGCGCCCGAGACGTTGCTCGGCTATGCCGATTTTGACAACACGATCGCCAGCAAGATTAAGAAGAAAGTGCCGCTGAAAACATGGGCACCGCACGTCAAGGATTGGCAGGCGGGCGATCCAACTTGGCAAGGTGACAAGGGTAAAGGGCTGATTGGTGCAATCAACTATCTATCCGGAAAGGGGTGCAACGCGTTTTCTTTCTTGACCTACAACGCAGGCGGTGACGGGGACAATGTTTGGCCCTTCATTCATCGTGATGACAAGTTGCATTATGACTGCAGCAAGCTTGACCAATGGGGCGTGGTGTTTGATCACGGTACCGCCAAAGGCATGTACTTGCACTTCAAAATGCAAGAAACCGAAAATGACGACAAGATTCCAGAATCGCTCGACGGTGGCGATCTCGGCGTTCAACGAAAGCTTTATTGCCGTGAACTGATTGCTCGATACGCGCACAACTTGGCGCTCAACTGGAACATCAGCGAAGAAAACACCCAGTCGACTGCACAGATCCGCGCCATGCTTGATTACATCGCCGGGCTCGATGCGTATCAACATAACCGAGTAACGCACACATTCCCGAACGAGCAAGACAAACAGTACGTCCCGCTGCTCGGCGAAAAGTCGTCACTGACCGGTGTGTCTTTACAGAATAGTGCGATCGCCGACACGCACTGGCAAGTTGTGAAATGGACCGAAGCATCCGCGGCGGCCGGCAAGCCGTGGGTTGTCGCGTTTGACGAATCGGGGACTGCTGGACATGGCCAGTCGCCAGACCTTGGGTACCGTGGTTTTGACGGTCACGACAAAACTGGCAAGATGACGTACACCCAGCACGAAGTTCGCAAGCAAACGCTCTGGGGCACCTTGATGGGCGGTGGTGCCGGTGTCGAGTATTACTTTGGATATCAATACGAAGAGAACGATCTGTTGTGCGAAGACTGGCGCAGTCGCGACCAAAGTTGGGACTACTGCCGGATCGCGATCAACTTCTTCAGCAACAACAAGATTCCGTTTTGGGAAATGACCAACCAAGATGTCTTGGTAGGAAACGCCAAGCACGACAATTCAAAGTTTTGCCTCGCAAAGCAGAACGATGTCTATGTGGTGTACCTGTCATCGGGCGGTTCGGCAGCCATTGATCTTTCCGAAGCAACCGGAATTTTCAAAGTCGAGTGGTTCAATCCAAGAAGCGGTGGCGACATGCAAACTGGTTCGGTTGCCACCGTTGAAGGTGGGGCCAGTGCCAGTCTCGGTTTGCCACCAAGCGACTTGAAAGAAGACTGGGTAGTGGTCCTTCGCCGATAA